TCGTCGAAGGCGGCGTTGCTGTCGCTCTGGTGCCGCCCGCCGCGACAGAAGGGGCCGTAGAGCAGGAAGAGGCCGCCGGGCGCGAGCAGCCGGCCGACACCGGCGAACATCCGCTCCACACGGGCGAGCGACAGGATGTGGGCGGTGTTGGCGCTGAAGACGGCATCGAACAGGCCTTCGGGCCAGGTGCCATCGACGTCGAGGGCGATCGGTGGCGGCAGGTTCGCGAGGCGTGCCTCAGCGAGCCACAGCCGGATCCCGGGGAGCTGCTCGGCAAGGTCGCTGCACTGCCAGGTCAGGTGCGGTAGCGCTGCGGCGAAGTGCACCGCGTGCTGGCCGGTGCCGCTGCCGATTTCCAGCAGGCGGCGCGCCCCGTTCAGGCGCGGTGCGATGGCGGCGAGGATCGGCGCCTTGTTCTCCTCGCTGGAGGGATAGAAGGGTTTGTCCATGGGCATCTGGTCCGAATGTCGAGGTGCCGGGCGCCTAGGCCGTCGGCCGCGCCAGCTGCTCCCAGGCGATCGCGACGAAGGGCCGCTGCGCGATCGCCTGATAGCGTTCGCGGGCCAAGGGTAGGCCCGACCAGGGGACATCCGGCCGGCGGTGATGCGCG
This portion of the Thioflavicoccus mobilis 8321 genome encodes:
- a CDS encoding DUF938 domain-containing protein, translated to MDKPFYPSSEENKAPILAAIAPRLNGARRLLEIGSGTGQHAVHFAAALPHLTWQCSDLAEQLPGIRLWLAEARLANLPPPIALDVDGTWPEGLFDAVFSANTAHILSLARVERMFAGVGRLLAPGGLFLLYGPFCRGGRHQSDSNAAFDDWLRRRDPASGVRDLDDLARFAAAAGLSLAEDLAMPVNNRTLVWRRLGEPASPQ